A segment of the Symmachiella macrocystis genome:
TCACGCTGGAACTTTCCGCCCCCTTGGTCAGTAGCGGCAGCGATCAGTTGGCAAAATTCGGCTGCATGGCGATCCCCTCAGCCACACTAGAAATCGATTTGCCCGCCGGTCGTTATCTGGTACTCAACAGCGTGATGCCCCAACGCGGGGCCGACGAGGACCAACCGGCGCACTACCGCGAAGCCATTGGCGGAAAACAAAACATTAGCCTGCGCATCACCGGCAAAGAAGCACAACAAGGCGAAGATGCATTAGTCTTCGGAACCACCGGCATCGGCGTCCGCGTCGCTCCTGAAGAACTGACCTGGCAGGCGATCAGCGACGTGAGCGTCTACGGAAAACCGATCGACCGATTGACCTTCAGCATTCCCGATTCACTGGACATCGTCTCGGTCGAATCCACCGGCCTAGAAGGTTGGGGCTTTGAACCAAACCCAGCAGAGAAACGTACGATGCTGACCCTCTCCTACCGGCAGGCGTTTCGCGATACCCGCCGAATCGTCTTTCGCGGCGTGACTTCCACCACGACCGGAACTCCTTGGAACGTTCCCAACTTAACCCTCAGCAACGCCACGGCGCACACCAGCCGCATCATCGTACAACACGCGCCGATGCTGCGTTTGCGAGCCGACCAACTCGACGGAGTACGCCGCATTGCCGATTCCGACGAAGTGGCCACCGAAATCCGCCGCATCGCCGCCGACACCGCTCCGGGAGAAAAAAACTGGCAGTCATTGTATTTCGCCGCTTGGCAAGAAGATTTCAAACTGGCCTTTGTCACGCAACCCAAGGCGGGGGAACTGCAAGCGGCCATCGCCACACAATTAGACGTAGGCACCATCGGACTCGACTTGCGGTCCAGCATCAGCATCGAACCACGTTTTGTGCCGCTATTTGGATTAGATCTCTCGCTGCCGGCAGCCTGGGAAATTTCCAGAATCACTGTCGGCAATACAACGCCTGCCTGGCGCGTCACATCACTGGCCGACGGCGTGCAGCACGTGCAAATTCCCTTTGAAAAACCACTCCCCGCCGACCAAATGCTGCAAATCGGACTCGTCGCGCAATGGCGACCGGATGATTGGCCGGTCGAGGACCAACCGCTCGAATTCGCGATCCCCGAAATCCGACTGCCGCAAGTCGATGTGCTGGAAGGCACGTTCACAATCCGCTCCACCAAGGACCTGCGGGTCGTGCCGAGGGGACTCTCCGGACTCGATCCGTCGCGCGACATTCAAACCGACGGCAGCAGCGGCGAATGGCTCAGCTACGACTATCAGGACACGCGATTTGCCGGACAGTTGCGCATCGAACGCAAACCCTCGCGGATCTCCGCCACCACCCTCAGCTTCGCACGGCTCGAACCAGAAACGTGGCACGCGCACCTCGAAGCAGCCGTTAACATCGACGGCGGCGGCTTGCGGTCCCTCCGTTTGGAACTCCCTGAAGCAACGGGTGAGGACTTACGGTTTCGCCTACACAATCGCAATCTCCGCATCGTGGAACAACACGCCACCCCAGAAATCGCCAACGGCCGCCGGACCTGGACGTTACGATTCGACCAACGGGATCGCGGCGTGCTGCGGTTAAGTGTCGATGTTGAAATGCCGCGCGGCGATGCGGAAACGTTCACCGTCCCCGACCTACGGATCGTCGGCGCCGAACGGCAAAACGGCTTCACCGCTATCGAAGGGAGTGGCGAACAGCAGTTGACGCTCACCGCCGTCGACGCCAACGATGCGCCGCTCGCTGAAATCGCGCCGGAAGATTTACCCCTCCCGGCGAATTATCGTCCACAGGAACGGATCGTTGCCGCCTATCACCATGTCCGACCGGCTGAGCGGATTTCTCTGTCCGAAACCCGCTTCGAACGAATGCCGGTGCCGACAGCCATCTGCGACGAGTTGTTGATCGAAAGCGTGTTGGGCGAAACCGGATATTTGCAACATCAGGCCTCCTTCAAATTCCGCGCAGTCGGCGTCCAAGGACTTGAAGTCCGCTTGCCGAGTGAAACCGCGCTGTGGGCCACACTCGTTGACGATCAACCCGTCGAAGTCCGCCGCATTGGCGATGCCTATCGCGTTCCGCTCCCCGTCTCTGGCAACGACGAATCAGAACACCTGATTGTTCTTTCCTACACATCACAAATGGGCGCTCTGAATGCCACCGGCCGTTTATCACAGACGCCGCCGCAACTGGCGATCGTCAGCGGCGCAGGTGCGGTACAACCCCTCGAAATCCTCCGCCAAGCCTGGACCATCCATCATCCCCGGGACACCCGTTTCCTAGCCGCCCACGATCTGTATCAACCCGAAGTCGAACCGGTCGCACCCAGCCTGCTGGGCGGCTTGCAACGGGGCGTCTCCATCGGCAGTTGGCAGGACCTGTTAGGAAAGGCGTTCGTGCTTGTCACCGCCCTGGCCGTGTTATTGCTGGTCACCGTGGGTTACCGCAAACTCGGCGCCAGCGGCGCTGTCGGCGTAGGCATTGCCTGTTTGGTGGGCGTGTTCGTGTTGGCCTCCATGATGCCGGCGGTACAACAAATCCGCATGAGCTCGACCGGCAGCAGAGGTGATATAGTAATAATGGCGGGAGCTGAAAACGGAATCACTTCGGAGAGTATGGCCGTCGCCACTGACGCGGAAAGCAGCTCTGCTGGCGATTCGATCACGGTTCATCAGCCAAAGCCGGAAAGTTCCAACATGAATCAAAAAGAATGGCTGGAACTCTCATCGCGGAGGATGAAAGCTCTTGGCAATCAAATGAGCCGCCCTCTATCCTCAGACAAACCGCAACAGCAACAGACAAGCAGCAACAGGCAACTCGCAGATTTGCCTGTTGCTGACGAACAAAGCGGCGAAGGCGAACAGCCAAGCTTAAACGTCGCTGACAATGGCCGCCTACGCGGCCGCGCGGGTGGACTCGGCGGCAGGGGTGGAATCGGCGGTAGCGGAGGGACTGCCGGTACCAGTGGTCAGGCTGGGACTTCCGGTTCTGCTACGGGTGGAGTCCCACTAATCCCCTGGGATGGCAGCGAAAAGAGTGGCGGTGAAGCTAATAGTGGCCCCCAACCACCGATCGGCGGCTGGGGGGCTACACACCCTCCGGGCGGGCAAGCCCTTTTCGGAGATAACCTCGCCCAAAACCAAGACGGCGACGGGCAACCGCAACCTAATGCCCCCGCCGACAATGCTGATCCGTTCGCAGCGCAATTCGGTGCCAATGCCATCCAAGCTCCGCAAGCCGCCAACCAGCAAGCGAGCACGGCAAAGCCCACAAGCCTCGGCGGACTACTCTCCCTGGACGTAAAACTCACCCCACCAGCTGGCAGTCGTGGATCGAAGTATTACTACGTCGGTGCTGCCGATGCGGCTGTCGGTCCCAAGTTGGAAGTCGATTACCTCAAAGACAGCCCCGTCCCCTTTGTGACCATCGCCTGGATGGCCGGGATGTTGGTTGTCTGTTGGTTCCTGCGGGCCAAACTGCTCGCCGCCCGCGCCGCCGTCGCCGTTCTGGGGCTCAGCTTGCCGTTGGGCTTAGCTGCGCTGGCACCACCGAATTGGATGCCTGCACTCGATGGTGTTTTCTTGGGGACGCTGGCCGGCATCGCCGTCTGGATTGCCATTCCCATGATCCGCGAATGCTTCGATGGCGAACAAAGCCTCGGCGGCACGTTGAAAACCTCAATCCTCAAACGGACCGCCACGCTGCTGCTGGTCAGCTTGATCACCACCGCCCTCACCGGCCCTCTTCAAGCGGATGAAAACCAGGAAGCAACTCCTCGATCGAAAACACGGATCGCGAAACCCGTACCGCCAATCGTCTCGCCGCAACCCATCCGCGAACCGTCGATCGTGATTCCCTACGACACCGGCAGCGACGCAACAGCGGCCGAACGGATTTTCCTGCCGCATAAAAAATTCGTCGAACTGTGGAACCAAGCGCATCCCGACCAACGCATTCTGGCCCCCGCCCCCGTCGAAGCCATGGTCGCCGAAGCGATGTATGCCGCTGAAATCGACGCCGCTGCCGGGCAGGAATCGGCCATCATCAACATCATCGGCCGCATCGTCGCCTACAGCTATCGCGACCGGCAAGTCGCGCTCACCTTGCCGTTGGGTAATATCGCGCTCGATTCGGTCGAGGTCGACGGAAAAGCGGCAGCGCTCACACCACGCGCCGGCGACGGGGGGACCGATTACGAACTTCTACTCGACCGGCCCGGCATGCACGTCATCGATCTGAAATTCCGCATCCCTTACGAACGGACCGGACCAGCCGGACGCTTCACCTTGCCACTCCGCCCGGTCGCCGCCGGAGCACTGCGGTTTCAACTCCCCGGCAGCGATCTGAACCTCCGAATTAATGGCGGTAGCGGCGCCTATCGACGTCAGAAATTGGGCGACACCGAGTTGGCGGTCATACCCGTTGATCGCGGTGGAAAAATCGAAGTCGCCTGGCAACCCCGCCAAACCCGCGCCGGTGTCGACGGCGTGATCCATACCGAAACAGCCACCGCCCTTTCAGTTGATGATGCGGGTGTGAATATCACCTCCACGTTCGACTATCGCGTACGCCAAGGTTCGATGAACTTCGCCCTTTTCGCGCTACCAGCCGATGTCACTGTGCGAAAAATCAGCGGAAAGGACGTCGCCGGTTGGGCCATCGAAGGACCTGACAACGATCGCCAACTGCGCGTCTTTCTGGGACGCAAAGTCGAAGACCAAACCGAACTGACCTTCGACCTATTCGTCGCGCGACAATTCACCGCCGAGTCCAACGTACTCACATTACCGGCGTTTGCGCCGTTACAAATCACGCGCGAAACCGGCCGCATTGCCGTCTATGCCGGCAACCAATTCGCCGTCACCAGTAGCGTGATCTCCGGTTTGACCCAAATTGAAACTAAAAACCTCGTCCTGCCGGTCCGCTACGCGCACGTCGATCCTCGAAAACAACAAGCGGTCGCCGCCTATCGCTTCACCACGCGGCCCTTCCAATTGGATCTGCTCGTGCGACGGCAACAACCCGGGCTGACCGGATCGGCCGAACATGCGATTTTGATCAGCACGCGCAAAATCCGCCTGCGGTCACAAATGCATCTAAAATTAGCCGGTGCTCCCAAATCGACCATCACCGTGCAACTCCCGCCGAATTACTTGTTGCTCGATGCGGTCTCACCCCACTTGTCCGATTGGTCCACGACAGACACAGACAACGGCGCGCTCCTGCACCTGGAGTTGGCTTCGCCGATGACAGGCGCGGTCCCCTTGGAAATCTCCGGAGTCATTCCGCGACAACCCGACGATTTGAATCCCGCTCTGCAAGTGCCGACAGCAACCGAGGCGGACAGTCTGCGTTCCTCGGTAGCAGTTTGGCTCGATTCGATTTATTCCGGCACGATGAACAACATCGGCGATTGGCGATCCGTCGACCCCGAGCGATTGTCATCAGAACTGCGCGGTCGCATTCAGCGTCCTGTACAATTCGCCTTCACCGCCGCCGGGACCGAACTACCAGCCATCGGTTTGACGCTACAACAGCGCCGCCCGCTATTGGCCGCCGCCGCACTGACAACCATCATCGCCAAAGACACGGCCGTTGAGTATTCGATCGCCTGCAAATGGAAAATCACCCGCGCCGCGGCCGATACCTTTTCCTTCACCACCCCCGCCTGGCTGTCCGGCAAAATGGATTTCCAAGGGACCGGTTACCGGCAAATCTCCGAAACTCCGGCCGGTGAAGAACGGATACGCTGGACCGTCGAATTAGACGATCCCCGCCGCGACGAGTTTTTCGTCGTCGCCAACGTCACCCTCCCGCCGCCATCCAACGGCAAAATCATCGCCCCCTCGATTCAATTCGAGAACGCGCAACCCAACGACGACGGCACCATCTCTCAGCTGGAGACGCAGACTGAATATCAGATTCTGGTCAACCATTCCCGCGACCAAATTGATCTGGCCAGCACCGATGCGGTCCAGACCACCGATGCCCAAGAAGTCCGTATCATCAACCTGCCCGACTCACTGCTACAACAAGCAGTCGACATCTTGCGGGTCACGCAACCTGACGTCGCCGTCACTTGGAACCTGCGAAAACTGCAGCAGGTCAAATCGCTCCCCGCTTCGGTCAATTTGGCCGACAACAAATTGGTCATCGCCCAAGACGGCTCGTGGCGAGCGCAGGCCAGTTATCGCATCAACAATCGCAACCGGCAATTCCTGGCGCTCACCATGCCGTCCGAATCACGGATCCTGTCGGTGTTCGTCGCCGGCAAACCGTCGCGTCCCGTGCAGACGACCAAGGATGGAAAACAACTCACACTGATCGCGCTGCCCAAAACGGTCGCCGGTGATTTTTCCTTCACCGCCGATATTGTCTACGCCGGCCGTTTACCCCAGCGGCTCCCCAACGGAGTCCGCGCTACGTCCCTGAACTTCGACCTGCCGCACGCCGACGTCGTAACCCCCAAACAGGACGACGAATTCGGTATACCCGTTTCAAAAACAGCTTGGACCGTCTACTTACCCAACGACATCGAAGCCAGCATCATCGACGACCCCGCCCGCTCGAATCTAAAACTCGTGACCACCGACCAACAACGGTATGACTTGGGAATCACGCTGATGAAGGAAACAGAGGATTACCTCACCACGGCTCTGGAAGAAGACAATCGCGGCCAGCGATTCCGCGCTGTTAGAGGACTATTCGATATCGAAAAACAGTCGAATCAGATCGCCGAGTCATTAAAAGAGGTCGCAGAAAAGACGAACGACAAAAAGAAACTCGCTGAATTGAAAAATCAACAGGCGCGCCTGCAGGATAAACTGGGCAAAGTCCGCCGGAAACTTGAGCTTGAAGAACAGACCGCCAATGAGTCATCTCCATCGCAGTCCGCAAGCACAGGACGACTCATGATCGGAGCCGGCGTGAACAGCGACAACAACGGCGCTATCGGCAACAGCTTCATCAGCGGCGAACTCTTCAACAGCAACAGCGGAGTCGGTATCACGATCGACGACTCGGACAGCGTCCTAAAATTAGACGACGCCCCGCTAGACAAATCCCAAGCAGGAAAATCTAAAAGCATCGAACAACGCCGCGGACGCCTGCAGGAACAGCTCGTACAGCAAAAAGGGGCCCTCAAAGATCAGCACTACACCTCATCCCTGCAAGAGGTCGACGAGGCGAGTATCCCGTTTTCTAATGACTTCATAGCGGGAGCTGAGGTCGATGGGGAGACGCCCGCCCAAGGAGACGGCGAAGCAGAACCGCCAGTCCGAAGCCTACCAGATTTGGATTCGTATCCCAAGTACGGCGGTATCACTGGTTTTTCCGACCAAAGTGGTATTCCCGCTAGTGTCTTCGATCCGGCTATCGCCGAAACGGGCGTCCTGTTCGGCGGACGCGGGGTCGACAGCGCGTTAGATCAAGCAGAACCGCAACCCCAAGACCAACAATGGACCGCTGCCGGCGGGTTGTCGTTGTTGATCGATGTCCCCACCACCGGCCAGAAACTGACCCTCTCCAAGGTCGGCGGCCGGCCGAAGTTGGCCCTTAGCCTGCGGCCGCAAGCATTTCGCGATACGCTGTTCGACACCGCTTGGCTGGTCGTCTGGGCCGGTCTGGGACTGAGCATCGTCCTCGCCCTGCGGCGCCCGACCGCCTCGGCCGCCATTATGAATTTGGCGCCCATCGCCCTGATGATCGCCGGCGGCGTCTGGTACTTCCTGCTGCCGCTAGCCCCCATAGGATTCGTAATCGTAATGCTAGCAGCCCTCTGGCTAGCCATCCGCCACCGCCACGTCACCGCGTGAGGGGACGGAGTCTGTAGGCATGAGACCATAGGCTGTCGGTTTGGGCCACAACGGTACCTACGAGTTGGCTTGCAAATTAGTCGGGCCGAATGACACGCCCGGTAGCGCGCGGCTCGGACGGAGCCTCGCCCTCCCGGTTATGTTGTGCGACCAGACTGGAATCGACTAATACCCCCGACGCCATCCACGGTAGTAGTTAAATCCGCCGTACCCATAGTTGTACGGATGCGACCAGCGGTAATCCAAACGGTTGTAAGCGGGGAATTTCGAAGCCCGGGCATCTTGCGTGCGGATGATTGTTGTGGGACGCATTTGGTCAAACAACAACTCCATGGCCGAATCGTGGCGATACGAAGGATTGGCATCGTACTCGGCCCGATTGAACGGAATAGCATTATAAGCCTGTTCGTAACTCAGACCGTTCTTCTCAAATTTGGGGGCCTCTTCCTTTTCGGCGTAACGAATCGTGATCTCCCAATCCGCATCGTCCTGAGCCATAGCTGTGGCAGCCGGCAACGCTAAGACAACCGCGCAGAGCGCCGAGCCACTGAGGACCATTTTCTGTAAACAGTTCAATTTCAACATGTTGCACCTATTAACCAATGATGAATGTCGGCGGAAATTACAGCGGACCGACCAATCAAACCTCGATTGCGAAAAAACGCGCATTTTCCACAAAGCCCGCACAACCTACATTCTACCAAGCCAAAAACACCAAAGGCAACCACGAAATCCGTCGGAAACCATCCCAGCGACGAATTTCATGCTAAGCGTTTCACGCCACTGCCAAGCGGTTTCGCTGCCCTGCTTGCACCACCAGTGGTAAAAAAACAGCACCCCGGCAAAGTAACTGCTCTGCCGAGGTACTGGTCATAAATCCGATGTTAGTTGCCTAACAAGGCGACTTAGGACATCGGGGCTGCACAACACGGTTTAGCTGTTGCGCAACAATCCTGGCTGCCAGTGTCGCAACAAGCCTTTTCCGCAGCACAACACTCGGCTTGGTCGTCACAGCATTTCTGTGGACCATCGCAGCAGGCTTCGCCGTTTTGGCAACAAGCCGGCTTTTCCGCAGCGGCGCAACAGGCCGCTCCCGCTTCACAACAGGGTAATCCCAATGCACAACAGTCCTCGCCGCTCTCAGCGGTGCTGCCGACATTGACCGTGGCGAGTGTCATTGCGAGTGCTGCAAACGAGGCCAAAGCAAATTTCGTAAACATAATATCTCTCCATAAAGGCGGTCCTCACTTTGCGCACTGCTGCGCGCAAGGAGACCGTTTTGAAAAACAGAAAAAAACTCACAGATCATCCGCGGAGCAGCAGCTTATATCCGCCAGACGCACTGGAGTATTCGGAGAGAGGTTTCCCCAGCGACGAGAAGGTTCTCGTGACCGCCCAAATCGGCAGTCGCGGGGAGAATGATGGCCAGCGGCGGCAAAGCCCCTTGCCACTGCACGTCAACTTGCGTGAGGCTAACCATTTCAGCCGTCACGGCGACGCGCTTGAGGCAACAGTCACACTGCCGGTCCACGGGTGCGGAATCGCTATCACCCAAAGGCTGACTGTCGTGAACCGTACAACAGGCACGTTGCTGCTGAGCAGCGGTGCTATCGGCGCAACACGTCATCGGCGGCAACGCGGTTGCCAGCGCAACGAACAAATAGACATATTGCAGACGAAAGGCACTCATGATGAAAATTCTATGCCTCGTCTTGTCACGGGTCAATATGCCAATTTTGTACCTAAGCCATACCGACTAATAATCCCCGCTATTCATCATCAATCACCACTTGGCAATCGGGTAGGCTGCTGAGGAACATGCGGCCGTATTGTTTGGTGCGGACGCGGGGATCGAGAATCACCACTTGGCCGTGGTCAGTTTTGCGGCGGATCAAGCGGCCGAAGCCTTGCTTCAGTTTGATGATTGCCTCGGGGACCTGGTATTCCATAAAAGCATTTCCACCGCGGGACTTGATCGCTTCGATGCGAGCTTCTAAGAGCGGATGGTCCGGCACGCTGAAGGGCAATTTGGCGATGATCACATTTTGCAGCGCATCCCCCGGCACATCGACGCCTTGCCAAAAACTGTCCGTGCCGAAGATCACCCCCCGCTCGTCTTTACGAAACCGCTCCAACATCAGCGACGTCGGCATCCCCTCCCCTTGTTGGTAGAGTCCGAAGCTATTGTCGGAGAACCAATACTGCAACCGTGCGGCGCAGTTGCGGAGCATACCGTAACTGGTGAACAACACAAACGCCCGCCCTTCGGTTTGCGAGACGTATTTTTTAATTTTCTCACACACCGCCGCTTCGTATTCCGACGGAGAACCGCCCGGGTCAGGCATCGATTTTGGCAAAATCAATTGTACGTTCTTGCGGTAGTCAAACGGGCTGCCCAGTTTGTTCTCAAAACTGCGGCCGACACCCAAGCGCAGTTTGGTGAAATTAAAATCCTTGCCCGCTACGGCCAATGTCGCACTGGTTAAAATCACGGTGGGGGTCTTGTCGAACAATTCTTTTTGCAGTGTCGCCGCCACCTCAATCGGAGCGCAGTACAACGTCACCCGTTCGCGGCGTCCGCTGATGTACTCCGTCCAATAGACCGAATCGGGCATCGTTTGGTGCAGCCAATTGCTCAAGCCATCGGCCAATGTCACGCAGCGATTGGCCGCGGCGGTCAGTTCAACTTTCTCTTCTTCGCGTTTGAGTTTTTCCGCATGCACGGCAATGCTGCCGGCCAATTCCCGCAACGGACCGTTGACCTCGTTGATCACGTCCGGCGGCGTGCGCAAGCGTCCATTGGAGCTGCCATGCAGGCGCAACCAATCCTTCAACGCATCGAAGAAATCGCCCACCACGTGCCGCAAATGAACCACCAGTTTCTGAGCTGCGGTCAGACCATGTGGAACGAGTAGCCCTTTTTGCGTTCGCTCGTTGTAGAGTTTGTTGAGTAGATATTCGAATTGCCCGCTGGAGACGGTCATGCCCAGATGCGCGCCCGCCACCCCTTCGACACTGTGAGCTTCGTCCAAAATCACAACATCATAATCGGGCAACACCTTGGCCCCTTCGCGGCGGAGGGCCAAGTCGGAGAAGAACAGCGCATGGTTCACAACCAATATATCCGCGTTCCACACACGGCGACGGGCTTTGTAGTAAAAGCAATCATCGTAGGTCGGGCAGCGTTTGCCGAGGCAGTTGCCATGTTCGCTTTGGATTTCGTCCCAAACCTTGGGCAACGGGCGGAACCGCAAGTCCGACTTACTGCCGTCGCCCGTCTCTTGTGACCACTCGGCAATTTGCGCCAATTGCTCAGTCTCTTCGGACTGAGAAAACATCGTTTTCGCACGATCGATGGCGCCGTTCATCCGCCGCAAGCTGATGTAATTCGACCGCCCTTTGACCAGCACGGCGGAGAATTCG
Coding sequences within it:
- a CDS encoding ATP-dependent DNA helicase, with translation MSASVSSASILGPDGRIAARLTDYEHRPEQLEMAEAAEHAIRERSHLIVEAGTGVGKSFAYLVPAILHATAAQGAASNKSDKKPIIISTNTISLQEQLILRDIPFLNAVLPVEFSAVLVKGRSNYISLRRMNGAIDRAKTMFSQSEETEQLAQIAEWSQETGDGSKSDLRFRPLPKVWDEIQSEHGNCLGKRCPTYDDCFYYKARRRVWNADILVVNHALFFSDLALRREGAKVLPDYDVVILDEAHSVEGVAGAHLGMTVSSGQFEYLLNKLYNERTQKGLLVPHGLTAAQKLVVHLRHVVGDFFDALKDWLRLHGSSNGRLRTPPDVINEVNGPLRELAGSIAVHAEKLKREEEKVELTAAANRCVTLADGLSNWLHQTMPDSVYWTEYISGRRERVTLYCAPIEVAATLQKELFDKTPTVILTSATLAVAGKDFNFTKLRLGVGRSFENKLGSPFDYRKNVQLILPKSMPDPGGSPSEYEAAVCEKIKKYVSQTEGRAFVLFTSYGMLRNCAARLQYWFSDNSFGLYQQGEGMPTSLMLERFRKDERGVIFGTDSFWQGVDVPGDALQNVIIAKLPFSVPDHPLLEARIEAIKSRGGNAFMEYQVPEAIIKLKQGFGRLIRRKTDHGQVVILDPRVRTKQYGRMFLSSLPDCQVVIDDE